In Felis catus isolate Fca126 chromosome A2, F.catus_Fca126_mat1.0, whole genome shotgun sequence, the following proteins share a genomic window:
- the PIP5K1C gene encoding phosphatidylinositol 4-phosphate 5-kinase type-1 gamma isoform X8: protein MELEVPDEAESAEAGAVTSEASWASESGAAAGLAQKKMAPSEAPSMTGQLGPGHGKKLGHRGVDASGETTYKKTTSSTLKGAIQLGIGYTVGNLSSKPERDVLMQDFYVVESIFFPSEGSNLTPAHHFQDFRFKTYAPVAFRYFRELFGIRPDDYLYSLCNEPLIELSNPGASGSLFYVTSDDEFIIKTVMHKEAEFLQKLLPGYYMNLNQNPRTLLPKFYGLYCVQSGGKNIRVVVMNNILPRVVKMHLKFDLKGSTYKRRASKKEKEKSIPTYKDLDFIQDMPEGLLLDADTFSALVKTLQRDCLVLESFKIMDYSLLLGVHNIDQQERERQAEGAQSTAGEKRPLGQKALYSTAMESIQGGAARGEAIESDDTMGGIPAVNGRGERLLLHIGIIDILQSYRFIKKLEHTWKALVHDGDTVSVHRPSFYAERFFKFMSNTVFRKNSSLKSSPSKKGRGASLAVKPLGPTAAFSASQIPSEREDAQYDLRGARSYPTLEDEGRPDLLPCTPPSFEEATTASIATTLSSTSLSIPERSPSETSEQPRYRRRTQSSGQDGRSQEETHVEEDLQQVTVQVESACSVEIVVPKEEDAGVEASPACASAAAEAETASQASEPASQASDEEDTPATDIYFPADERSWVYSPLHYSAQVHPASDGESDT from the exons gCCCCGTCGATGACTGGACAGCTGGGCCCCGGCCACGGGAAGAAGTTGGGTCATCGGGGCGTGGACGCATCTGGCGAAACCACCTACAAGAAG ACCACGTCCTCCACCCTGAAGGGGGCCATCCAGCTGGGCATCGGCTACACCGTGGGCAACCTGAGCTCCAAGCCAGAGCGTGACGTGCTCATGCAGGACTTCTACGTCGTGGAGAGCATCTTCTTCCCCAG TGAAGGCAGCAACCTCACCCCCGCCCACCACTTCCAGGACTTCAGGTTCAAGACCTACGCACCTGTCGCCTTCCGCTACTTCCGGGAACTCTTCGGGATCCGACCGGATGATTACTTG TACTCGCTGTGCAACGAGCCACTGATCGAGCTGTCCAACCCCGGCGCCAGCGGCTCCCTGTTCTACGTCACCAGTGACGACGAGTTCATCATCAAGACGGTGATGCACAAGGAGGCCGAGTTCCTGCAGAAGCTGTTACCCGGCTACTACATG AACCTCAACCAGAACCCGCGGACGCTGCTGCCCAAGTTTTACGGGCTGTACTGCGTGCAGTCGGGCGGCAAGAACATCCGCGTGGTGGTCATGAACAACATCCTGCCGCGCGTTGTCAAGATGCACCTCAAGTTCGACCTCAAGGGCTCCACGTACAAGCGGCGGGccagcaagaaagagaaggagaagagcatTCCCACCTACAAGGACCTGGACTTCATCCAGGACATGCCCGAGGGGCTCCTGCTGGACGCAGACACCTTCTCCGCCCTCGTCAAGACGCTGCAACGGGACTGCCTG gTGCTGGAGAGCTTCAAGATCATGGACTACAGCCTGCTCCTGGGCGTGCACAACATCGACCAGCAGGAGCGGGAGCGGCAGGCCGAGGGCGCCCAGAGCACCGCGGGCGAGAAGCGGCCGCTGGGCCAGAAGGCCCTCTACTCCACGGCCATGGAGTCCATCCAGGGCGGGGCCGCGCGCGGGGAGGCCATCGAGTCGGACGACAC GATGGGCGGGATTCCCGCCGTGAACGGCCGAGGGGAGCGCCTCTTGCTGCATATTGGCATCATTGACATTCTGCAGTCGTACAG GTTCATCAAGAAGCTGGAACACACCTGGAAGGCTCTTGTCCACGACGGG GACACCGTCTCTGTCCACCGGCCCAGCTTCTACGCAGAGCGCTTCTTCAAGTTCATGAGCAACACGGTTTTCCGGAAGAACTCCt CTCTGAAGTCCTCCCCGTCCAAGAAGGGCCGTGGTGCGTCATTGGCTGTAAAGCCCCTGGGGCCCACGGCCGCCTTCTCGGCCAGCCAGATCCCCAGCGAGCGGGAAGATGCCCAGTATGACCTTCGGGGGGCCCGCAGCTACCCCACGCTGGAGGACGAAG GCCGGCCCGACCTCCTGCCCTGCACGCCGCCATCCTTTGAGGAGGCCACCACCGCCTCCATCGCCACAACCCTGTCTTCCACGTCCCTCTCCATCCCAGAGCGATCTCCCTCGGAGACCTCAGAGCAGCCACGGTACCG GCGGCGCACACAGTCTTCCGGACAGGATGGCCG GTCCCAAGAGGAGACACACGTGGAGGAGGACCTGCAGCAGGTCACGGTGCAGGTGGAGTCCGCGTGCAGCGTGGAGATCGTGGTCCCCAAGGAGGAAGACGCGGG GGTGGAGGCTTCCCCAGCCTGTGCCTCTGCTGCTGCCGAAGCAGAAACGGCCAGCCAGGCCTCGGAGCCCGCCAGCCAGGCCTCGGATGAGGAGGACACGCCCGCCACTGACATCTACTTT CCCGCCGACGAGAGGAGCTGGGTGTACTCCCCGCTGCACTATAGCGCGCAGGTCCACCCAGCCTCCGACGGCGAGAGCGACACA TAA
- the PIP5K1C gene encoding phosphatidylinositol 4-phosphate 5-kinase type-1 gamma isoform X4 translates to MPAVHTRLNRYSSAEARFAGLAQKKMAPSEAPSMTGQLGPGHGKKLGHRGVDASGETTYKKTTSSTLKGAIQLGIGYTVGNLSSKPERDVLMQDFYVVESIFFPSEGSNLTPAHHFQDFRFKTYAPVAFRYFRELFGIRPDDYLYSLCNEPLIELSNPGASGSLFYVTSDDEFIIKTVMHKEAEFLQKLLPGYYMNLNQNPRTLLPKFYGLYCVQSGGKNIRVVVMNNILPRVVKMHLKFDLKGSTYKRRASKKEKEKSIPTYKDLDFIQDMPEGLLLDADTFSALVKTLQRDCLVLESFKIMDYSLLLGVHNIDQQERERQAEGAQSTAGEKRPLGQKALYSTAMESIQGGAARGEAIESDDTMGGIPAVNGRGERLLLHIGIIDILQSYRFIKKLEHTWKALVHDGDTVSVHRPSFYAERFFKFMSNTVFRKNSSLKSSPSKKGRGASLAVKPLGPTAAFSASQIPSEREDAQYDLRGARSYPTLEDEGAHSLLPAGRPDLLPCTPPSFEEATTASIATTLSSTSLSIPERSPSETSEQPRYRRRTQSSGQDGRSQEETHVEEDLQQVTVQVESACSVEIVVPKEEDAGVEASPACASAAAEAETASQASEPASQASDEEDTPATDIYFPADERSWVYSPLHYSAQVHPASDGESDT, encoded by the exons gCCCCGTCGATGACTGGACAGCTGGGCCCCGGCCACGGGAAGAAGTTGGGTCATCGGGGCGTGGACGCATCTGGCGAAACCACCTACAAGAAG ACCACGTCCTCCACCCTGAAGGGGGCCATCCAGCTGGGCATCGGCTACACCGTGGGCAACCTGAGCTCCAAGCCAGAGCGTGACGTGCTCATGCAGGACTTCTACGTCGTGGAGAGCATCTTCTTCCCCAG TGAAGGCAGCAACCTCACCCCCGCCCACCACTTCCAGGACTTCAGGTTCAAGACCTACGCACCTGTCGCCTTCCGCTACTTCCGGGAACTCTTCGGGATCCGACCGGATGATTACTTG TACTCGCTGTGCAACGAGCCACTGATCGAGCTGTCCAACCCCGGCGCCAGCGGCTCCCTGTTCTACGTCACCAGTGACGACGAGTTCATCATCAAGACGGTGATGCACAAGGAGGCCGAGTTCCTGCAGAAGCTGTTACCCGGCTACTACATG AACCTCAACCAGAACCCGCGGACGCTGCTGCCCAAGTTTTACGGGCTGTACTGCGTGCAGTCGGGCGGCAAGAACATCCGCGTGGTGGTCATGAACAACATCCTGCCGCGCGTTGTCAAGATGCACCTCAAGTTCGACCTCAAGGGCTCCACGTACAAGCGGCGGGccagcaagaaagagaaggagaagagcatTCCCACCTACAAGGACCTGGACTTCATCCAGGACATGCCCGAGGGGCTCCTGCTGGACGCAGACACCTTCTCCGCCCTCGTCAAGACGCTGCAACGGGACTGCCTG gTGCTGGAGAGCTTCAAGATCATGGACTACAGCCTGCTCCTGGGCGTGCACAACATCGACCAGCAGGAGCGGGAGCGGCAGGCCGAGGGCGCCCAGAGCACCGCGGGCGAGAAGCGGCCGCTGGGCCAGAAGGCCCTCTACTCCACGGCCATGGAGTCCATCCAGGGCGGGGCCGCGCGCGGGGAGGCCATCGAGTCGGACGACAC GATGGGCGGGATTCCCGCCGTGAACGGCCGAGGGGAGCGCCTCTTGCTGCATATTGGCATCATTGACATTCTGCAGTCGTACAG GTTCATCAAGAAGCTGGAACACACCTGGAAGGCTCTTGTCCACGACGGG GACACCGTCTCTGTCCACCGGCCCAGCTTCTACGCAGAGCGCTTCTTCAAGTTCATGAGCAACACGGTTTTCCGGAAGAACTCCt CTCTGAAGTCCTCCCCGTCCAAGAAGGGCCGTGGTGCGTCATTGGCTGTAAAGCCCCTGGGGCCCACGGCCGCCTTCTCGGCCAGCCAGATCCCCAGCGAGCGGGAAGATGCCCAGTATGACCTTCGGGGGGCCCGCAGCTACCCCACGCTGGAGGACGAAG GCGCCCACAGCCTCCTCCCCGCAGGCCGGCCCGACCTCCTGCCCTGCACGCCGCCATCCTTTGAGGAGGCCACCACCGCCTCCATCGCCACAACCCTGTCTTCCACGTCCCTCTCCATCCCAGAGCGATCTCCCTCGGAGACCTCAGAGCAGCCACGGTACCG GCGGCGCACACAGTCTTCCGGACAGGATGGCCG GTCCCAAGAGGAGACACACGTGGAGGAGGACCTGCAGCAGGTCACGGTGCAGGTGGAGTCCGCGTGCAGCGTGGAGATCGTGGTCCCCAAGGAGGAAGACGCGGG GGTGGAGGCTTCCCCAGCCTGTGCCTCTGCTGCTGCCGAAGCAGAAACGGCCAGCCAGGCCTCGGAGCCCGCCAGCCAGGCCTCGGATGAGGAGGACACGCCCGCCACTGACATCTACTTT CCCGCCGACGAGAGGAGCTGGGTGTACTCCCCGCTGCACTATAGCGCGCAGGTCCACCCAGCCTCCGACGGCGAGAGCGACACA TAA
- the PIP5K1C gene encoding phosphatidylinositol 4-phosphate 5-kinase type-1 gamma isoform X7 — MPAVHTRLNRYSSAEARFAGLAQKKMAPSEAPSMTGQLGPGHGKKLGHRGVDASGETTYKKTTSSTLKGAIQLGIGYTVGNLSSKPERDVLMQDFYVVESIFFPSEGSNLTPAHHFQDFRFKTYAPVAFRYFRELFGIRPDDYLYSLCNEPLIELSNPGASGSLFYVTSDDEFIIKTVMHKEAEFLQKLLPGYYMNLNQNPRTLLPKFYGLYCVQSGGKNIRVVVMNNILPRVVKMHLKFDLKGSTYKRRASKKEKEKSIPTYKDLDFIQDMPEGLLLDADTFSALVKTLQRDCLVLESFKIMDYSLLLGVHNIDQQERERQAEGAQSTAGEKRPLGQKALYSTAMESIQGGAARGEAIESDDTMGGIPAVNGRGERLLLHIGIIDILQSYRFIKKLEHTWKALVHDGDTVSVHRPSFYAERFFKFMSNTVFRKNSSLKSSPSKKGRGASLAVKPLGPTAAFSASQIPSEREDAQYDLRGARSYPTLEDEGAHSLLPAGRPDLLPCTPPSFEEATTASIATTLSSTSLSIPERSPSETSEQPRYRRRTQSSGQDGRSQEETHVEEDLQQVTVQVESACSVEIVVPKEEDAGVEASPACASAAAEAETASQASEPASQASDEEDTPATDIYF; from the exons gCCCCGTCGATGACTGGACAGCTGGGCCCCGGCCACGGGAAGAAGTTGGGTCATCGGGGCGTGGACGCATCTGGCGAAACCACCTACAAGAAG ACCACGTCCTCCACCCTGAAGGGGGCCATCCAGCTGGGCATCGGCTACACCGTGGGCAACCTGAGCTCCAAGCCAGAGCGTGACGTGCTCATGCAGGACTTCTACGTCGTGGAGAGCATCTTCTTCCCCAG TGAAGGCAGCAACCTCACCCCCGCCCACCACTTCCAGGACTTCAGGTTCAAGACCTACGCACCTGTCGCCTTCCGCTACTTCCGGGAACTCTTCGGGATCCGACCGGATGATTACTTG TACTCGCTGTGCAACGAGCCACTGATCGAGCTGTCCAACCCCGGCGCCAGCGGCTCCCTGTTCTACGTCACCAGTGACGACGAGTTCATCATCAAGACGGTGATGCACAAGGAGGCCGAGTTCCTGCAGAAGCTGTTACCCGGCTACTACATG AACCTCAACCAGAACCCGCGGACGCTGCTGCCCAAGTTTTACGGGCTGTACTGCGTGCAGTCGGGCGGCAAGAACATCCGCGTGGTGGTCATGAACAACATCCTGCCGCGCGTTGTCAAGATGCACCTCAAGTTCGACCTCAAGGGCTCCACGTACAAGCGGCGGGccagcaagaaagagaaggagaagagcatTCCCACCTACAAGGACCTGGACTTCATCCAGGACATGCCCGAGGGGCTCCTGCTGGACGCAGACACCTTCTCCGCCCTCGTCAAGACGCTGCAACGGGACTGCCTG gTGCTGGAGAGCTTCAAGATCATGGACTACAGCCTGCTCCTGGGCGTGCACAACATCGACCAGCAGGAGCGGGAGCGGCAGGCCGAGGGCGCCCAGAGCACCGCGGGCGAGAAGCGGCCGCTGGGCCAGAAGGCCCTCTACTCCACGGCCATGGAGTCCATCCAGGGCGGGGCCGCGCGCGGGGAGGCCATCGAGTCGGACGACAC GATGGGCGGGATTCCCGCCGTGAACGGCCGAGGGGAGCGCCTCTTGCTGCATATTGGCATCATTGACATTCTGCAGTCGTACAG GTTCATCAAGAAGCTGGAACACACCTGGAAGGCTCTTGTCCACGACGGG GACACCGTCTCTGTCCACCGGCCCAGCTTCTACGCAGAGCGCTTCTTCAAGTTCATGAGCAACACGGTTTTCCGGAAGAACTCCt CTCTGAAGTCCTCCCCGTCCAAGAAGGGCCGTGGTGCGTCATTGGCTGTAAAGCCCCTGGGGCCCACGGCCGCCTTCTCGGCCAGCCAGATCCCCAGCGAGCGGGAAGATGCCCAGTATGACCTTCGGGGGGCCCGCAGCTACCCCACGCTGGAGGACGAAG GCGCCCACAGCCTCCTCCCCGCAGGCCGGCCCGACCTCCTGCCCTGCACGCCGCCATCCTTTGAGGAGGCCACCACCGCCTCCATCGCCACAACCCTGTCTTCCACGTCCCTCTCCATCCCAGAGCGATCTCCCTCGGAGACCTCAGAGCAGCCACGGTACCG GCGGCGCACACAGTCTTCCGGACAGGATGGCCG GTCCCAAGAGGAGACACACGTGGAGGAGGACCTGCAGCAGGTCACGGTGCAGGTGGAGTCCGCGTGCAGCGTGGAGATCGTGGTCCCCAAGGAGGAAGACGCGGG GGTGGAGGCTTCCCCAGCCTGTGCCTCTGCTGCTGCCGAAGCAGAAACGGCCAGCCAGGCCTCGGAGCCCGCCAGCCAGGCCTCGGATGAGGAGGACACGCCCGCCACTGACATCTACTTT TAA
- the PIP5K1C gene encoding phosphatidylinositol 4-phosphate 5-kinase type-1 gamma isoform X1 encodes MPAVHTRLNRYSSAEARFAGLAQKKMAPSEAPSMTGQLGPGHGKKLGHRGVDASGETTYKKTTSSTLKGAIQLGIGYTVGNLSSKPERDVLMQDFYVVESIFFPSEGSNLTPAHHFQDFRFKTYAPVAFRYFRELFGIRPDDYLYSLCNEPLIELSNPGASGSLFYVTSDDEFIIKTVMHKEAEFLQKLLPGYYMNLNQNPRTLLPKFYGLYCVQSGGKNIRVVVMNNILPRVVKMHLKFDLKGSTYKRRASKKEKEKSIPTYKDLDFIQDMPEGLLLDADTFSALVKTLQRDCLVLESFKIMDYSLLLGVHNIDQQERERQAEGAQSTAGEKRPLGQKALYSTAMESIQGGAARGEAIESDDTMGGIPAVNGRGERLLLHIGIIDILQSYRFIKKLEHTWKALVHDGDTVSVHRPSFYAERFFKFMSNTVFRKNSSLKSSPSKKGRGASLAVKPLGPTAAFSASQIPSEREDAQYDLRGARSYPTLEDEGAHSLLPAGRPDLLPCTPPSFEEATTASIATTLSSTSLSIPERSPSETSEQPRYRRRTQSSGQDGRSQEETHVEEDLQQVTVQVESACSVEIVVPKEEDAGVEASPACASAAAEAETASQASEPASQASDEEDTPATDIYFFTDGRYWIYSPRHRRLRAVTLSSSGTPADERSWVYSPLHYSAQVHPASDGESDT; translated from the exons gCCCCGTCGATGACTGGACAGCTGGGCCCCGGCCACGGGAAGAAGTTGGGTCATCGGGGCGTGGACGCATCTGGCGAAACCACCTACAAGAAG ACCACGTCCTCCACCCTGAAGGGGGCCATCCAGCTGGGCATCGGCTACACCGTGGGCAACCTGAGCTCCAAGCCAGAGCGTGACGTGCTCATGCAGGACTTCTACGTCGTGGAGAGCATCTTCTTCCCCAG TGAAGGCAGCAACCTCACCCCCGCCCACCACTTCCAGGACTTCAGGTTCAAGACCTACGCACCTGTCGCCTTCCGCTACTTCCGGGAACTCTTCGGGATCCGACCGGATGATTACTTG TACTCGCTGTGCAACGAGCCACTGATCGAGCTGTCCAACCCCGGCGCCAGCGGCTCCCTGTTCTACGTCACCAGTGACGACGAGTTCATCATCAAGACGGTGATGCACAAGGAGGCCGAGTTCCTGCAGAAGCTGTTACCCGGCTACTACATG AACCTCAACCAGAACCCGCGGACGCTGCTGCCCAAGTTTTACGGGCTGTACTGCGTGCAGTCGGGCGGCAAGAACATCCGCGTGGTGGTCATGAACAACATCCTGCCGCGCGTTGTCAAGATGCACCTCAAGTTCGACCTCAAGGGCTCCACGTACAAGCGGCGGGccagcaagaaagagaaggagaagagcatTCCCACCTACAAGGACCTGGACTTCATCCAGGACATGCCCGAGGGGCTCCTGCTGGACGCAGACACCTTCTCCGCCCTCGTCAAGACGCTGCAACGGGACTGCCTG gTGCTGGAGAGCTTCAAGATCATGGACTACAGCCTGCTCCTGGGCGTGCACAACATCGACCAGCAGGAGCGGGAGCGGCAGGCCGAGGGCGCCCAGAGCACCGCGGGCGAGAAGCGGCCGCTGGGCCAGAAGGCCCTCTACTCCACGGCCATGGAGTCCATCCAGGGCGGGGCCGCGCGCGGGGAGGCCATCGAGTCGGACGACAC GATGGGCGGGATTCCCGCCGTGAACGGCCGAGGGGAGCGCCTCTTGCTGCATATTGGCATCATTGACATTCTGCAGTCGTACAG GTTCATCAAGAAGCTGGAACACACCTGGAAGGCTCTTGTCCACGACGGG GACACCGTCTCTGTCCACCGGCCCAGCTTCTACGCAGAGCGCTTCTTCAAGTTCATGAGCAACACGGTTTTCCGGAAGAACTCCt CTCTGAAGTCCTCCCCGTCCAAGAAGGGCCGTGGTGCGTCATTGGCTGTAAAGCCCCTGGGGCCCACGGCCGCCTTCTCGGCCAGCCAGATCCCCAGCGAGCGGGAAGATGCCCAGTATGACCTTCGGGGGGCCCGCAGCTACCCCACGCTGGAGGACGAAG GCGCCCACAGCCTCCTCCCCGCAGGCCGGCCCGACCTCCTGCCCTGCACGCCGCCATCCTTTGAGGAGGCCACCACCGCCTCCATCGCCACAACCCTGTCTTCCACGTCCCTCTCCATCCCAGAGCGATCTCCCTCGGAGACCTCAGAGCAGCCACGGTACCG GCGGCGCACACAGTCTTCCGGACAGGATGGCCG GTCCCAAGAGGAGACACACGTGGAGGAGGACCTGCAGCAGGTCACGGTGCAGGTGGAGTCCGCGTGCAGCGTGGAGATCGTGGTCCCCAAGGAGGAAGACGCGGG GGTGGAGGCTTCCCCAGCCTGTGCCTCTGCTGCTGCCGAAGCAGAAACGGCCAGCCAGGCCTCGGAGCCCGCCAGCCAGGCCTCGGATGAGGAGGACACGCCCGCCACTGACATCTACTTT TTCACCGATGGGAGGTACTGGATTTACTCTCCCCGGCATCGCCGACTGCGGGCCGTGACGCTGAGCTCCTCAGGGACT CCCGCCGACGAGAGGAGCTGGGTGTACTCCCCGCTGCACTATAGCGCGCAGGTCCACCCAGCCTCCGACGGCGAGAGCGACACA TAA